A window of Pyrus communis chromosome 3, drPyrComm1.1, whole genome shotgun sequence genomic DNA:
tgtcataaaatccaacttccttgggaattgtggtttcaaatatgtcctctttgatgccttctacatcttctccagccactaccttctcttgaatcattcttcttggtgtacaaagtcctttgaagaattcaacaccatctaaaacttgctgtgttgcaccaagaatttgaatagcattttgcacctttgggaaggcttccacgatgtcctttttactctcttcttggttgggaatcaaaaacctgctaggaaaagggacattgggtggaataacatcagaataacatggaattgggacgtccttactggtggtgggtggtttagagggcttagggggctgcggcaagggttgttctacccttgccgtgtgcatgtcttcttcctcctcctcaattagcagctcttcatccacttctaagctatgtttggacatttttaggtcagctccaacctccatagcacttcccaaagtgatagcattatggatttcaaaatcttccttcgagttttcaatagttgagttggagagttcactttgctcttgaatttgtttcatgaactccataatctgcccaaattgctcgtccaatttacccaactccttggcttgattttgtgacccctgcgccaaagaggttagtaattgaaaatttttatcattatccatggacatacttgaacttgattggaattgttgtgggggaggttgtggtggctgcataggtgttgtattgaactcctcatatggttgccaatatgcttcttgttgagcctccttggcttgattttgtgacccctgcgccaaagaatttatttcattaagaatttgattataatctattggcgaacttgaatttaattgagcatattgcatatgaagttgtggtggctgcataggtcttgaatagaactcctcatatggttgccaatatgcttcacgttgaacttgttgatcttcccaccatatagagtttgaatgatccctccaatctctttgtggacattgattggcttgaaatccttgcctatatgaagcaccaaatgtagggacactctgcattgtggtcctttcggcatacggcgacaatttagaagtaagatttgccaattgagcttgaatgctagcaaaatccatatcttacttctctagtacctaaaatcaaagaaagagaactaaatcaaatatcaaaagtaacaacaaacaaagaaaacaacattaagttagaaactaaaacgaaaacaactaaacaaaaaaaaaaagaaaagaaccaagggattagcaaagttgctaatccccggcaacggcgccaaaatttgatgcgagaattatacgcgcataaattaaaccctctttttgacaattgtagtataagtataagtagggatcgttctggaccggggattaggagggattgttaatctcttggaaactgacttaaaaacgtaaaaacaatataaaacactaaactagactcaaagaattcaaaaatactttaaaacataaactaaacagattctaacaagttcaaaagactcaaaactcttaaaaacacaaactaaattgatttctaactaatttgacattaaagtaaagggggatttaggttttgacaaaattaaactaaatgaacaaattgcaattaaaacagaatgtaaatatgaatgtgaataaaatatggatgatggaatagccaaggggttcttctccacacatgttacacttgcatacaagattgattctcagttggtctttcgataaattatgaaactcaatgctccaagttaattaggtccgcttaaattaaccttcagatttccctatattcattggattgaatgggatacgcattacaaccaaattattcttaatcaaagtccctaactatggaatacgcatgatagagacattcaacaaagatcattaagttcaacggaaatcataaacatcgacgaggcattcgttactatggaatacgcatgaaacttatgccaagaattcatttaacgcgattgtttataagcaacctccactacttgtgaatataagttcataacgattaggtgaaattcacttatattctagcgtcatattcatgcatgaaaattaagcttgcaatctcaatgaacattcataaataagttatcaatcaaacggttaaacaaattgaatccacaacttatgaaattccaacgaaagttaatcaattcatattgcaaatataaacatagtttcgaatcaccccctagctaaagggggttttatttcctcatatctttgaaatcaaagaaacgcctaaacattccaacaactcaaacttgaattgtatgaacgtttaggcactcttctcttccattcctcatacgcacaaaacaaagagaattaaatttaaactttgaaatcaaagaaacacctaaacattccaacaactcaaacttgaattgtatgaacgtttaggccctcttatcttcctcgttgttgtagcacaaggtctaaggtgaggtttgggggattatggaaatggatgaggagtggtgtagaagtggaaggggaatggaaaaatggtgtttggattataaggggagagatgggaagctcacggctaagagagaaagggatgtgtttgtggtgtgttgtgtatgaaatgagatgtccatgaatgaatgaatgcaagggtatttataggagtagtggagggaacatatggctatgtcatttgtaggtgaagtaggtggatgttgtaggtgaagtaggtggatgttgtaggtgaagtaggtggatgttgtaggtgaagtggatgttgtaggtgaagtaggtggatgttgtaggtgaagtaggtggatgatatgttaagtgataagtgataagtgatatgatatgtggttatgatatgataagtggttaagtggtgatgataagtgataagtgattaagtgatatgatatgtggtgatgataagtgataagtgcatgtgggttaactaatgaaggaaatgcatgtgcaatgacaatgtgttagaatggatgtgtgttatgcatggcatgattgggattaggaaaggtttaaatgtcctaaaactaaagagaacaaggttccaacactttggctccaattaggtcttcaatttcgtccaacactttggcttcaagcataagctatccgtccttagcccaaaagtgctccaaaagtctccaaaatgcatctttttgctcctttagccctttggacctacaaacacacgaaaatagcttaaagtactaaaataactaaagaaacataacgtaaatgtacgagaacaagccatttaagtcgcataaatatgctcctatcaacaatgACTTTGATCAAGTCCGGAGTGAAATCCTAAGAATGAAACCCATTCCTGGGATTGAAGAGTGCTTCAGTTTGGTTCGACGTGAAGCGCAAAGAAAGACAACTATGCTTGGGACAAAAGCCACGACAACAAGCTCCTCTATGGCAATGGTCACCAAGTCCCCATCATCGTCCATGCGTCCACCATTCACGGGAACACCACGTCCGAATCGTACCCAAGAAGACATCGACAAGGATAGACTTCGTTGCAATCACTGCAATGGAAAACGGCACACTGaagaaacatgttttgaattacATGGGTATCCAGAGTGGTACTGGGAATTGAAAAAACAGTTGAAAACCAAAGGGAAGCGCACAGGCCAGGCCAAACTGGCCGAGTCTGGAGATGGAGGAGCTGCTATAACAGCAGGCCGAATTGGATCCAATTGCAACATTGGGCAAGTTGCTATGGCAACAAAGTGTTCTGAGCCTAGGCCCCACACATCAGCCCACGGCTTGGAGAAACAATTGCAACCCACGGCAGAAGAAGGTACTGACCAGATGCTCTCGTTGACTAAGCAAATATCAAATGAGGATACAAGTAACATGAGTACTGCACTCTTAGCATCCATTAAACGAGATTCCGGCTGGATAATAAACTCCGGGGCTACTGATCACATGACATACGACAAATCATTATTTCACCACATGACTTCCCCACCAAAGGAAAACGTTATCACGGCAAATGGTGAAGTTGGTCCCGTTACAGGAGCTGGTTTAATAAATCTTACTCCATCTTTATCCTTGCACAATACACTGCTTGTTCCGTCATTATCAAATAATTTACTCTCTGTTGGTCAGGTTACGGAACAGTTGGATTGTGTAGTACTAATGTTTCCTACTTTTTGCCTACTTTAGGATATCCAGACAAGGGCGATCATTGGGCGTGGTACTAAGAGGAGAGGGTTATATTATGTGGAGGATGTGGCACCAGGCCGAGTCAATCACGTGCGTAGCAGTTACAATAATAAGACCAAGACAATTTGGTTATGGCATCGTCGACTAGGACATGCatcttttggttatttgaaaaaattactTCCGTCGTTGTTTAGTGGCATTTCTGAGTCTGATTTTCGCTGTAATGATTGCATTCTTGCAAAAAGTCATCGTACTTCATATCATTTGAGTTTCAATAAAAGATCAGTGCCTTTTGAGTTAGTTCACTCTAATGTATGGGGTCCTTCACCAATAGTTACACAACATGGTCTTCGGTGGTTTGTTATCTTTGTGGATGATTGCACTCGAATGACGTGGCTGTATACAATGAAACAGAAAAGTGATGTTGGTCCAATCTTCCAACAATTTTACTGCATGATTGGGAATCAATTCTCCCTTCCTATTAAAGTCCTCAGGTCAGATAATGGTGGAGAATATCTTAATTCAGAACTCTCTCAGTTTTTCACGGAGCACGGCATTGTTCATGAAACCACTTGTCCCCAAACTCCACAACAGAACGGTGTGGCGGAGCGTAAGAACAGGCATATCTTGGAAACTACTCGAGCACTTCTTATTGGAGCACATGTACCTAACACATATTGGGCGGATGTTGTCACCTATTCTGTGTATCTCCTGAACCGAATGCCTTCCCGGGTTCATCATTTTCGTACCCCTTTGGCAACCTTGACAGATTATGTCTCTCTTCCGTCCTCTCTCCAATTGTCACCCCGTATTTTTGGATGTGTGGCATATGTGCATCTTCAAAAAAACCAACGGAGTAAATTGGACCCCTGTGCGGTTCGTtgtgtgtttttgggatttAATAGCCAACAAAAGGGATACCGATGTTATCATCCCTCTACTAGGCGTTTATACGTCACCATGGATGTTACGTTCTCTGAAACTGAAATGTTCTTTGTTTCACAACAAACCCACCCTACTCGTCAGGGGGAGTTGATTGGTATACCAGACGAATATCGGTGGTTTGATATGCCACTGGAGCTATCCAATGGGAGAGTGGAAAACAACCAAGAAAATAATGAGCTTGCTGCTAGTACACAAGGCAGCGGCCCAATCATTAATCCATGCAGTGATCCATGCATTAACAGCGAACCAAGTCCTGATCCGTGTATTGAATGTGGGGAACATGATGTGGGGTCTTTGGGCAGCCCAAGTGCTGACCCACATGCTGTTTTTGAGGAGCATGCTGCGGAATGTAGCATTGGACCGACAGGAGAGCCTTTGACTAGGCCTATAAATGGGCTTGAATTGTTTGGGTCAGCGAGAATGGAAATGGATGGCACCGAAGTAGCAGCAGGTCCAGCAAACCATAACCATTATTCTCCTCTGCCAGTACACGCTCATGTCCCCGAGGATATCCAAGAGGTACGTTCTAATAATTCAAGTATTATTGAAAATTCGTATGTTTTACCTCCTAGGCAAAACCGTGGTAAACCACCTGACAGATTCTCTCCGGATGGAAAAGTGAGATATGCAATTGCACAGTATATGTCAACACATCGTTTATCACTTAAGTATCAAGCGTTTGTGAGTCAAATGGCTGGAGTCAAGATCCCAACCAAAGTGGAAGAAGCCCTGCAGGATCCTCGTTGGATAGAAGCCATGGAGGTTGAGATGGAGGCCTTACAAAGAAATGGAACATGGAACGTGGTACCACTACCACATGGGAAGAGACCGGTGGGATGTAAATGGGTATTCACCATAAAACACAAAGCAGATGGATCCATAGATAGATACAAGGCAAGATTGGTTGCTAAAGGGTACACGCAGACATTTGGAGTTGATTATCAAGAAACGTTTGCTCCAGTTGCAAAAATGAATACTATTCGAGTTCTTTTGTCCTTAGCTGCTAACTTTGATTGGCCCTTgaaacagtttgatgtgaaaaatgcctTCTTACATGGAgatttggaagaagaagtttACATGGATTTTCCACCTGGATACGAAATACCAAATGGAGGTGGAAAGGTATGCAAACTTCAAAAGGCCCTTTATGGACTCAAACAATCACCTAGAGCATGGTTTGGGAGGTTCACCCAGGTAATGAAGAGTTATGGCTACAAACAAGGAAATGCAGACCATACACTGTTTATCAAACGTATGGGAGGTAAAGTCACTTTGTTGAtaatctatgtggatgatatggtaGTCACTGGCGATGATACAGAAGAGATAAAGAGGCTGCAAAGTTATCTTTCTTCGGAGTTTGAAATGAAGGATCTAGGGGGCTTGAAATACTTTCTCGGAATCGAAGTTGCTCGTTCTCGCGACGGTATTTACTTGTGTCAGCGCAAATATGTACTAGATCTTCTCTTTGAAACTGGGATGTTGGCATGTAAACCAGCAGAAACTCCCATCGTGCAGAATCATCACCTGGCAATATACCAAGATCAAATTCCGACTAACAAAGAGAGGTACCAGAGGTTAGTAGGAAGATTGATTTACTTATCACTTACGAGGCCAGATATTGCATATGCAGTTAGTGTtgtaagtcaatttatgcactctcctagtgaggatcataTGGCAGCCGTAATGCGTATATTGAGTTATCTGAAAGGTGCACCTGGGAAAGGATTAATTTTCAAGAAACATGGACATATGGAGATAAAAGGGTAtactgatgctgattgggctgggaACATTACCGATCGTCGTTCCACATCTGGCTACTTTACATTTGTAGCAGGAAATCTTGTAACTTGGAGAAGTAAGAAACAAAACGTGGTGGCCAGATCCTCAGCTGAGGCGGAATATCGAGGTATGGCACATGGGATTTGCGAATTGTTATGGATCCGGATTCTTCTCACTGAAATAGGTTTTAAGCCTCGGAAGTCGATGTTGTTATATTGTGACAATCAAGCGGCGAGAGAGATAGCCAATAATCCAGTCCAACATGATCGTACAAAACATGTGGAGGTGGATAGACATTTCATCAAAGAGAAGTTGGAGGTTGAGTTGATTGACATTCCGTATGTGAAATCCGAAGAACAGTTAGCTGATGTGTTAACTCATGCAGTGTCGGTGAAGTTTTTTCAAGACTCACTCGACAAGTTGGGCTTAGGTGATATCTacgcaccaacttgagggggagtgttggcgTGAGTTAACTTTATGATTTAGGAATGTAATTAGAATAGGATTACTTGACTGATTCCTTGGCTATTTGGGATTCTTGTTTCCTAATTTATAGGGCCTCATGTATAACTATATATATGCCTCCTAGAGAGAAGAATAATATAACAGATTAAACCCTAAACACATATACTTTTATCTAAAAAGAGAGATCGAAATCATGGGTTCCTTTCGTTTCTTGCATGTTTTGGTTCTTCCAAAGACAACAAGACGTATGAGTAATCAGGAGAGCAGGTTGGTGTGCGGAAAGAATTACCGGATTTGGTGGGAGGAGGAAGGAGATTGTCCGATATCCTATGttctctttttttcatttttgttaatttatttaaaaggCAAAAATGATATCAAATTTCAACTGTGTAAAAATAATAACAGATGGCAAAATTTAAATGGAACTATCACGACTGACGTGATATTACTGTACTACACTATAATTTATCTGTTAGtaggtagtttaatttaaaagttaatttttgttatttcataaaCTGGTTGGGTAtccaaagaaattcaaaattagatatgcatatccaaagaaatggaataggatcctctcctgagcaaatGCTTgggatcctcatgaccaacCAACACAGgctgttggattttgatccaacggctacaattgtTATAACTTTTAGGGGGGCCCATGTttgtagccattggatcaaaatccaacggtctgTATTAgttggtcatgaggatcctgAGCATTttcttaggagaggatcctattcCCAAAGAAATGAGGTGTGTCCAAAAATAATTTTCGGGCGTAAACAAAATTTCCTAATTAGAATTTGGATTAATCTCtatcgatgcaaatttccactGTCTCTAGGATATAGACGTCCAAAGAAATGAGGTGTgtccaaaaataatttttgggcGTAAACAAAATTTCCTAATTATAATTTGGATTAAtttttgtcgatgcaaattttcgcCGTCTCTAGCTTTGAccaaaatgcacctacaaaacaatcaacacttttGATCAAGGACCTAAGCCAATGCGCCCACGAGGTCGGGAGGGGGGGTGGGTTAGGCCAATAGATCTCCAAtacctaagttagtttctctgagaAGGTGATacttacttgatcttaatgtactctttttccctacaattaaGAGCATTTTCCCACTGgttttttgctacctaactaggttttaacgaggcacccacttTGAGTTGATCATATCCCTTGTTGATGCATAAAATCAGTGatgactttggtacaacagaaagtgtgaagtttatgaccttcgctagattgctctggtcattatTGTGGTAAATGAATAaagacagggaagcaaataacacaagatgtacgtggttcacccagattggctacgtccacggagtagaggagttctcattagttgtgaagggtttacacaaatacataggttcaagctctcttttagtgagttctagtgaataatttagtacaaatgacattagggattattgtgggagaatgatccccttttatagaagagagtttctagctttgttctgacattgacacatGTTGTGttatgattggcctctgatatcgacacgtgttgcgctgtgattggcctctgatactgacatgtgtcgtgttgtgattggcctcctggttggaggaaaagtcttgtgggtccttgacggtatgttGTTGACTGGTgtttagtagtttcgggattggttaagtatggtacaaacagtgtttccctaagttcccgagtgagggaagctcctcggttggggacttgcaagatTGAAGCCATTGAGTAATTACGAAACTTCCAAGTACCGAAGTGTGGTGTCGCCTTCACTTGCCTTCTCTGTCCTGTAAGtagatgtggcatcttctcttggaagtacttttccttcatccatGAGTGGTATCTCTAGTTGGCGTTGACgcacaaggtaatgtatcattttcatttgaagcttacttATAGTTTCGAGTTTGgtcaagtgcgatacaaatCATATAGTAGGAGTTCTCCAAGTCTCTAAGCGAGGAGATCTGCCGAAGGAGGTGACagacaaggtaagcaatcagggttctaagcaatcagtctcagatcggtaggttgatcttgggttccggctgattgtactcattctccctgtctctcattcatcaataaggataaagagcagaaacagggagaagagatgatatgaggtactcttgtttttggagaagacggACGAATCAGTacgtgctttgttgtacttgactTTCCACAGATGTATttttgaactgggctggagggttttctggtttcctccaaaggaGTGAGCCGACTCCAGAATTTGAAGGTCAAAATAAGTCCGTTAGACCTGGAGTATGTTCGATCctgatgatatgggatacttttgTTGTTTGACAAAGTAGTAGATGTGGTATGGCAAAGCTTTGTTCTTCGACGACGGTGCTAGCAAAAGGCTATTGAGGCTTCTCGATCTCTTCAATTAAAGCAATGATGCCGAGCTTAGATTTAACTTAGACTCTTCCGTCTAGATTATACGGTTCCACAAGAAGGGCGTCGTGCTGTAGTGATCTGTTCTAGCTCGCCGTTGAACCTTCTGCTTCAATCTTTTGTATAGCAAAAATGGtgcgcaacctttgcatttaaatggtcctTCAGAGCACTACTTCTCAGtgactcatccatgcttggcagctttAGTGTAAAGAGCCAATATCGTACCAATTGTTCTGAGGTATTTGCCGAAGGAATTCATGACCTTGACAACATTTGAGGATGAGTACTCAAGAGCAATGCTAGGAAAGCGACTAGGCAAAGGTTCTGGGCAATCAGTTatagatcggaagtttgatttcaagttCCGACTGATTGCATTCTTTCTCCCTATCATGCAGGTAAGAGTaatggcaaaggaaaagacagggaaaaaacataatatgggATACTGTTGCTTtcaaccctgatgatatgagatattcttgctCTGATGTAGCTAGTTGGCATGGGTATTATCGAATGAGAAGAAAACgaagtatttcgagaggctagaTTGGGAGTGGCATTTCAGATGTGAGGAAGGGTTGagcatttctttttatttggcAGGTCTACCTAGCTATGGAGGAtggaggtcgacatatataagAATTGTCCCAACAGCGAGTGGTAATGCTATTCCTTTACCCTTCTCGGTCAAAGCAATTTAGTGGTCGCTACAAGGTtcacgtgttttaactttgtcagagcACTTTGAAAAAGTGGCCTGTGGTATCCAGAAAGCTGATGTTGCGTTTGGGAagcggtgcctcttcgatttctgagcaggcaatTTTGTTGGGGATATGGTTCTCGAGATTCAGAGAGCGgtacctcttcgatttctgggcAAGCAATCTTGTTGGGAGTGTTTTCTTAGATGTGAAGAAAGGTTGGGCATTTTTGCAAGTTTGCTTTGCCACGGAGCACAGAGGTTGACACACATAAGGATTTTCCAATAATCAAGCAGTGGTGCTATTCTTTTATCCTTGTGGGTAATAGTAGGGTAACTGGGCCTTCAACATTTACATGTCTTAACTTTGTCAGAGTTCTTTGGCAAAGTTGACCTTGGTATCCGAGGAACTGATGTCGCATGTGAAGAttgctaataaattttaattcaagagtgtgtgaggcttttgacatttgttgccCTCCATTTGTTGAAGCTCTTTtacttcacactatcttgatcaagagtgtgtgaagtttttgagaattgtagttgctttccattgatgaagctttgtttgatgttaaaactttgttgttgaagctttgtagttgagagttgaacctttgtagtggtgttgaagcttttgtgttggagttttggtgttgaagcttttgtgttggagttttggtgttgaagcttttgtgttgaagc
This region includes:
- the LOC137728449 gene encoding uncharacterized protein — encoded protein: MYENKPFKSHKYAPINNDFDQVRSEILRMKPIPGIEECFSLVRREAQRKTTMLGTKATTTSSSMAMVTKSPSSSMRPPFTGTPRPNRTQEDIDKDRLRCNHCNGKRHTEETCFELHGYPEWYWELKKQLKTKGKRTGQAKLAESGDGGAAITAGRIGSNCNIGQVAMATKCSEPRPHTSAHGLEKQLQPTAEEGTDQMLSLTKQISNEDTSNMSTALLASIKRDSGWIINSGATDHMTYDKSLFHHMTSPPKENVITANGEVGPVTGAGLINLTPSLSLHNTLLVPSLSNNLLSVGQVTEQLDCVVLMFPTFCLL